The following proteins come from a genomic window of Rutidosis leptorrhynchoides isolate AG116_Rl617_1_P2 chromosome 10, CSIRO_AGI_Rlap_v1, whole genome shotgun sequence:
- the LOC139871229 gene encoding uncharacterized protein codes for MQHKFEQPNFLQDMIAKFCVKNTDTRTKKATEITTAANKFIQCISNYLIVTPPIVPTTLGVYSGLTDPLDFSQRFEGVVSTNNWDEPVACRVFPIVLQGSAREWFHSLQARSIIGFIDLRDKFLLQFQNLLPKKKTHIECHDIKQGTQETYDYIRGGEDSAVTPACGWGKDKSWWDDNDSFRDENKDNFRGSGYPRRNGGGNYPRSDRHLGKGDNHGYNRRNRYSSRKWNNESFNIIQMLTKMPKEILLQERVVRSFPDPQPLAKNSRRDKSKFCIFQDDYGHDTNRCRDFAELIAEAFEQGKLDHLIDQGAASTSNAIILPTESNAPRVPNVADQKAPAVNNLGVKMVSKKENLREIQVINVVEVQGEMSVFQVSEQFANWQCPSITFPPINLGADLDKPVVVSCRIANTGIIILKVHDDTSSSVDVMYEQCFNQLPAHIKALLKPTAVLLAGFSGESTWPIGQLELQVELFMARNV; via the exons ATGCAGCACAAGTTTGAGCAACCGAATTTTTTGCAAGATATGATAGCTAAATTTTGTGTGAAGAATACTGATACCCGCACAAAAAAGGCGACTGAGATTACTACTGCTGCAAACAAGTTTATCCAGTGTATATCTAATTATCTGATTGTTACACCGCCCATTGTGCCGACAACGTTAGGAGTTTATTCGGGCTTAACTGACCCTTTGGATTTTTCGCAACGGTTTGAGGGAGTTGTAAGCACCAATAATTGGGATGAGCCGGTCGCGTGCCGAGTATTTCCTATAGTTTTAcaagggtcagcaagggagtgGTTCCATAGTTTGCAAGCTCGCAGTATTATTGGCTTTATCGATCTTCGCGATAAATTTTTATTGCAGTTTCAAAACCTTTTACCGAAAAAGAAGACGCATATCGAATGCCATGACATTAAGCAGG GTACGCAAGAAACGTATGATTACATAAGAGGTGGAGAGGACAGTGCTGTAACCCCTGCATGTGGATGGGGTAAAGATAAAAGTTGGTGGGATGATAATGATTCTTTCCGTGATGAAAATAAGGACAACTTTCGTGGTTCGGGATATCCAAGGCGAAACGGCGGTGGTAATTACCCGCGTAGTGATAGACATTTAGGTAAAGGTGATAATCATGGATATAACCGTCGCAATCGCTATTCTTCCCGAAAATGGAATAATGAGTCCTTCAACATTATCCAAATGTTAACAAAGATGCCTAAAGAGATTCTTTTGCAAGAAAGGGTAGTGAGATCTTTTCCTGATCCTCAACCTTTAGCGAAAAATAGCAGACGTGATAAGTCCAAGTTTTGCATTTTCCAAGATGACTATGGTCATGATACTAACCGCTGTAGAGATTTCGCAGAATTAATTGCTGAGGCATTTGAGCAAGGTAAATTGGATCATTTGATAGATCAAGGTGCTGCAAGTACTTCAAACGCGATTATCTTGCCCACAGAGTCTAATGCTCCACGAGTGCCAAATGTCGCTGATCAAAAAGCTCCTGCAGTGAATAATCTAGGGGTTAAAATGGTGAGCAAGAAAGAGAATCTGCGTGAAATTCAGGTTATTAATGTAGTGGAGGTTCAAGGCGAAATGTCAGTGTTCCAAGTATCTGAGCAATTCGCGAACTGGCAATGTCCCTCTATTACTTTTCCTCCTATAAACTTAGGCGCGGATCTTGATAAACCAGTGGTGGTTTCATGCCGCATTGCGAATACTGGCATTATAATTCTGAAGGTGCATGATGATACTAGTAGCAGTGTGGATGTAATGTATGAGCAATGTTTCAACCAGTTGCCTGCACATATTAAAGCTTTGCTAAAACCTACTGCGGTTTTGCTAGCTGGTTTTTCAGGAGAATCAACTTGGCCTATTGGTCAGTTGGAATTGCAAGTtgaattattcatggcgagaaacg TCTGA